AGTTCCCGCCGGTGGCGTTGTTTGATGATGTCGCCGACGCCGACGAGTTCGAGGTGCTGTATCAGATACAGGAACTCACCAACCCCAGGTTGAAAAATGAAGTGGGTCGCCTTGAGCTGATTCGCCGCAGTGAAATCCCGTTCGGTATTCCAGGCTGCTCTTACGCCACAGCACCATTCACCCACGTCAACCCCGCGGGTTCGCGGTTCAGCGATGGCCGTTTCGGGGTGCTGTACCTGGCGGACACACTGGAAACGGCATTGGCCGAAGTGAAGCATCACCAGAGTCTGTACTGGTCGAACGTGCCGGGCCTGAACTATGAGCGGTTCGTTTTCCGGGGGTTGTCCTGCTCTTTTGTGGATGCAGGGATGAAGGATGCGACGTCCATTGCGATGACCGACCCTGTTTATGATCCGGACGATTACACGCATTCCCGGCATTTGGGGAAGTTGGTCAAAGAGGCGGGTTGTCCCGGGCTTCGTTACAACTCAGTGCGAATGCACGGCAGTCATTGCTGGGCACTGATGACGCCGAAGCCGGTTTTATCGGTTGTTCAGGCGGCGCATTACGAGATGATCTGGAATGGGCAGGTGACGAGTGTCAGTCAGATCAGTGAAGCATGACGGCGTAATGCGGGAATGAAAACGGGCGCCTTGATAGGCGCCCGTTTTTTTTGTGCGGTGATGATTACCAGCTGCCGTAGGGGATGCCGAATTGTTCGACGTAGCGTTTCGCCTTTTCACTGACTGGATAGGCGTACTGCCCCTGACTTTTTCCTTGGTCTGGGCCCAACGGTTCTATTTCTGCTTGAGCATGAGCGACCTTGATTGCCTTCATACATTTGTCCGCGACCCACACCTGAACGACGCCCCCCGGCGCTACACCGACATACACCAGCGCGACATTGCCTGCTGGTTCATCCGGCGTTGAAGGACAAGGCTCATTCAGCGTATCGCGCATGATTTGTCGGGCTTGCTCTGGAATGTCGACCCAGGCGCGGTACGTTTGTGGCTCCACGATGGACTGCCAACGGACGAAGATTCGTTTCGGTAAGTCTGCACCGACAACTTCGCGAATCCCCCCCGTAATCTCACCCCACCCTCTTGCGGACTCCGTACCATTTTCTGGCTCGCCCCCCGCTGCCGTACCGCCACCCGTGCGACGGAACAATTTGCCGTTAACGTCTTCGACCGCACTGTCTTCAACCCAGGCTTTCATGTAATACGGTTCGTTGAAACTGAGGCTCCACCATTTTCTGGTGAGCTCCGTTTCGGGCGTTGCGAGATTTGTGGCCTGGCAGCCAGAAACCAGTAACAGTCCTACAAGCAATCCCAACAAACGCATTAAAATGTTCTCCAGCTTGAATCCGGTACATGAGGGTGACGTACGCGCACACCACTTTCGGTCGGTGCATTCGTGTAGCGGAGATTCACCCCGCGCTCACGAGTCGATCCCACTGGATTGCTCCAATTGGCAGACATATGGATGTAGCGCAATCTGAGCAGTTTCTCCTCCGCAGGCATAACCTGGTAATTGCCCCCGAGGAACCTGTCGCAGAGTGGTTGAAGCTCTGATGGAACGGAATACTGAGAGGTTTTCGGAACATCCTTGAACTGCACCCCCTTCTCCTTGGCCAGTTTATGCATCAAGTGCAGATACACCACTGACAGCTTCCCACTAACCGGACGCTTGAGTTGCAAACCTGCGTACACCCGCACCTGCCTGAACCCGGATGTCTGCTCTTCCCTCGACAATGAACTCGGTTTCGGAGTCACGATTTCCAGCATTGCTTCTGGCCAGCCATTGGCGACCCAACTCGCTTTCTGCTGCTGGGCATCACGATAAATCGAAGTGGTTTGAATGTCGGTTCCCTGTCGCACCGTCATGGCCTGCATTGGGCTGACCAGTACGCACTCTTCCACTTCCTCTCGATAACCTCCACCGATATCCGAATGCACACCGGGAACGGGTATTTCCGTATGCGCGGGAATGACTGTGCTTAACGCAAAGTTGGCCCGATGCTCGTCCCGCGCAGTCAATTGAATGACATCGGTAAAGTACTTGCGGTCAAGGTACAGTTTGATCCCCGGTGCTACCGGACTTTGGATGTTACCTATGTTTGTGACCCCCGCGACCGAGGGCACGGTATCGAACAGGCCGATGAACCCCATGATGATTTCGCTGTTGTACCGGGCATCGAAACTGGAGCTGAACCCCTTGGGGTTGCTGCGGAGCACTTCGCCCAGAGGCCCTAGTTTGCAACGTACGATTTCATTGGCGAAATGTCGGGCAGCGGCGGCGCCTCGACTGAACCCGAAGGTGTCGAATGTGAGCGATGTAATCTCACCGTCAGGATTGCGATCGATTGCTTCCTTGATCAGTGCTTTCATGGCGACAAACGCTTTTTGTACCTTCCCCGCTACGCCTGCGTCTCCTCGCCCGGTCGCCGCGGCACCCATGCTGTCTTCAGCGCCCGCATCGGTGCCGATCCCGTCTACGTAGAGACTGCGCTGTACGAGTTTGGATGACGCATCGTTTCCGGCTACTTCCGCTGTCGGATAGAGCTCATACAGCTTGAAAACATTACTCACATCATTCCCATAACTCCCCTCCGGATCCGCCATATACGGCTTGCAGCTCGCATCGACGTCTTCCGGGCGAATCGGGTGATGGGCGCCGCACAATAATCCTGACGCAGAGTTACCCGCATTGTTCAGCGTTCCGTCAAAGAACACGCCAATGCGCAACGCAACTCTGAATGCGCCTTGATAGGCGCCCGTTTTTTTTGTGCGGTGATGATTACCAGCTGCCGTAGGGGATGCCGAATTGTTCGACGTAGCGTTTGGACTCGTCGGACAACGGGTAATAGTTGCCACCGGATTTTCCGAGGTGGGGTCCCAAGGGTTCTATTTCTGCTTGGGCACGAGCAACCTTGACTGACTTCAAGCATTTATCAGTCACCCACACCTGTACGATGCCGCCGGGGGCAAGTCCGAGGTAAACCATGGTTATGTAGTTGGCTGGCTCGTCGGGCGTCGCCGGGCATCGCTCATTGACCGAGGCGTGCATGATCTGCCGTGCTTCTTCGGGTATATCGACCCACCCACGATAGGTCTTCGACTCGACAACCGACTGCCATCGGACAAAGATGCGTTTCGGTAGATCTGCTCCAACTACGCCACGGATGCCGCTGCTTATATATTTACTCCAGCCACGAGCTGCTTCGGTACCGTCCTCGGAGTCATGGCTACCTGCTGTGCCTCCACCCGTTCGATTAAACCGCTTGCCGTTGATGTCTTCTACGGCAGAGTCTTCCACCCATACCTTCATGTAGGCGGGCTCAACGAAGCTGAGGCTCCACCATTGATCTTTAGGGTCGTTTTCGCTGGAAAGTGGGTCGGCTGCCTGACATCCGGCTACAAAAAACGCGCCCAGTAATATTAGGATCGAGCGCATTAAAACGTTCTCCAGTTAGAGTCAGATACATGAGGATGTCGCACCCGAATGCCATCGTCAGTGGGTGCATTGGTGTAACGAACAGTCACGCCGCGTTCGCGGCTAGCGCCAATAGGATTATTCCAATTGGCAGAAGTATGAATGTATTTGAGTTTCAATAGCTTTTCTTCACCGGGATCAAGTTGGTAATTCCCGGCGAGGATCTTGGCGCAAATTGGTTGAAGCTCAGAAGGTAAACTGTACGCGGGATCGTTCTCATCAAGCGCTTCAAACTGAACGCCGTTCTCTTTAGCCAATTTGTACATCAAGCGTAAATACACCAACGATAGTTTGCCGCTGACTGCGCGCTTGAGTTGCACTCCTGCATACACCCGTAGTTCCTTTGGTCCTAACCTCCGCTGCTCATTGTCATGTGCCAATGTTGGCTTTGGAGTGATCACATCCAGCATCGTCTCAGGCCAACCGTCGGCGACCATTTTTGCTTTTTTCTGTATTGCATCCCGGTAGATGGATGTAGTTTTGACATCGGTACCATTGGGGACCGTGAGTGCCTGCATAGGGCTGACCAGCACGCACTCCTCCACTTCCTCACGGTAACCACCGCCAATATCGGAGTGCACCCCTGGTACCGGGATTTCAGTATGCGCAGGAATCACTGTGCTCAACGCAAAATTGGCACGGCGTTCGTCACGGGCGGTAATTTGAACGACATCGGTAAAGTATTTGCGGTCCAGGTAAAGCTTGATTCCAGGAGCGACTGGACTCTGGATATTCCCAAGATTGGTGAATCCCGCGACAGAAGGAACAGTATCAAACAGACCGATGAAGCCCATCAGAATTTCGCTGTTGTACTGACCTGTAAAGCTGGCGCTAAAACCATTGGGACTGCTACGCAACACCTCTCCCAGTGGCCCCTGCTGGCAGCGCACGACCTCATTTGCAAAATGCCTGGCCGCCGCAGCTCCTCGACTGAAACCAAACGTATCGAAGGTTAGCGAAGTGATTTCACCGCAGGGGTTTTGATCGACGACTTGTTTGATCAGGACTTTCAGCCGAGAAAATGCGTTTTGGACCTTACTCGCGACACCCGTTTCACCCCGTCCGGTGGCGGCATTACCAAAGCTGTCTTTGCTCCCGCTTTCCGTACCGATGCCGTCGATGTACAGACTTCGCAACGCCAGTGTAGGCGTGCCTTCCCCCTTCACATCTTTGTTGGCTGGGTACAGTTCATACAGTCTGAAAACATTACTCAAATCATTCCCATAACTCCCCTCCGGATCCGCCATATACGGCTTGCAGCTCGCATCGACGTCTTCCGGGCGAATCGGGTGATGGGCGCCGCACAATAATCCTGACGCAGAGTTACCCGCATTGTTCAGCGTTCCGTCAAAGAACACGCCAATGCGCAACGCAACTCTGACTTTTTCCTTCGCCGTCGCCGGTGCCTTGCCGTATTTCTCATACTCGGCCCAGCGCTTGGCGTGGATGTCGACGGGTTTGGCTTCGTCGTAGCGGAAGTTTTTCGGGGGGTTGGGTACGTATCCACTCATTCCTTGATCACCTGGCTCCTTGGTGCAACGGGCGCTGAGGGTGCCACTGTGGATCCAATCAAGCAACGCGTAGCCAGGTGCCATCACTCGGACGACATGGGCCTCGTCCATCTATTGGTTTCGTCAATGGTCACCATTAATTCAATGAAGTTCTCTTAAAAATTCTGCGGCGTAACATCGCCTCCATACCAAACAACTACACCCCGGAGCACACACTCATGAAACGCCAAATCCTTCTCAGCATCGCTTTCTCGGTTTTTGCAGTTAACGCTTTCGCCGCTTCTTCTGCTCACCCGGTTGTCGCTGAAGGCGGCTCGGATCGTCTGATTGAAAGCCGTGTGGCTGAGGGTGGTTCGGATCGTCTGATCGAAAACCGCGTCGCCGAAGGAGGTTCCGACCGCCTGATCGAAAACCGCGTTGCCGAAGGTGGTTCCGACCGCCTGATCGAAAACCGCGTCGCCGAAGGTGGTTCCGACCGCCTGATCGAAAACCGCGTCGCCGAAGGTGGTTCCGACCGCCTGATCGAAAACCGCGTTGCCGAAGGTGGTTCTGACCGTCTGATCGAAAACCGCGTTGCCGAAGGTGGTTCCGACCGCCTGATCGAAAACCGCGTCGCCGAAGGTGGTTCCGACCGCCTGATCGAAAGCCGCGCTGTATGAATGAATAGCCTTAACGCAGTACTCGACAAAAAGCCCGGCCTGATCAGCCGGGCTTTTTCTTGCTCAAAATAAATGAATGTCCTTCATTGAGGTGAAGCCGCAACACGCCTCTCGCGTATCGCGCCAGCCCGATCTTGATGCCGACCAGGATGGGCCCGGCGCGCTGCGACGTTAACGATAACGCCTGCTGAATGAACGCGCTGTGAACCTCCATCGCTGGCAAGCCAGCTCCCACAGCGGATTTTTAGCGAGCATGACATGGGTGTTCACCGCCGATGACCTACTGTCGTCCGGTTGATTCGGGCTGGTGCCCACACATTCTTTCTCGGAGAAGTGCGAACCTTCAGATACTGTTCGTCTGCCGAGCCGAATTCGCCACCGGGTCACTGGTCACACCGGAATCAGCGTCAACCGCTCCGGAGATTCCCATGGCACGTTCGCATTCCCTCCCCGCCCCCGCGCAACCCCTGTTGCTCGAAGCCAACGACTGGGTGCCCAACAATCCGCGCCTGCCGCTACTCATTTACCCCAAGGCCATTGCCGTCCAGGGCAACGATCCGGCGGCGCTGTTCGAGAAAACGTTCAAGGCCAATGGCTGGCCACCGCAATGGCGTTACGGGGTCTACGACTTTCACCACTATCACACCGAAGGCCATGAAGTGCTTGGCATCGCCAGCGGTCATGCGCGTTTGATGCTGGGCGGTCCGGACGGTCATGTACTGGAAGTCAGTGCGGGTGATGTGGTGCTGCTGCCAGCGGGCACGGGCCACTGCAACCTGGGTTCAAGCGACGATTTTCTGGTAGTCGGTGCCTACCCGCCCGGGCAGCACGCCGATATTTGCCGCGAGGCACCGAGTGCCGAGCAACAGGCAAGCATCAACACGCTGCCGTTTCCCGAGCGCGATCCGGTGCAGGGCGAGGATGGTGCGGTCGGCCAGCATTGGGTCAGCCAGCATTGGGTCAGCCAGCATCAGCCATGACAACCTCGCCCTCTCCCCCGCGAGAGAGGGCGAACGCCAGCCCTAGGTGTGATGAATTTCCCGATCCTTGGTTTCCGGCAGGAAGAACGTACCGAGTATTGCAGTCAACACCGCAATGACAATCGGGTACCACAACCCGTAGTAGATATCCCCCGTGGCCGCGACCATGGCAAATGCCACCGTCGGCAGGAAGCCGCCAAACCAACCGTTGCCTATGTGGTACGGCAGCGACATCGAGGTGTAACGGATGCGCGCCGGGAAGAGTTCCACCAGCCACGCAGCGATCGGACCGTAGACCATGGTCACGTAGATCACCAGGATAGTCAGCAGTAACAACACCATCGGGTAATTGGTCTTGGCCGGGTCAGCCTTCTCGGGGTAACCGGCGTCCTTGAGGGCAGTGCCGAGGGTGGCGGTGAAGGCGTCGTTGCGGGTCTTGAAGTCGGCGGCCGGCATGCCGGTGCCTTCGAAGCTCGGGATCACTTTGTCGCCGATACGAACCTGGGCGACTGCGCCCGGCTCAGCCTTCACGTTTTTATAGGGAATGGCCCGCTTCGCCAGCACCGTTTTGGCGAGGTCGCAGGAACTGGTGAATCTGGCTTTACCCACCGGGTCGAACTGGAACGAGCACTGGTCCGGATCAGCGACCACCGTGACCGGATTCTTCTCCTGGGCGATGAACACGTCAGGGTTACCGTACTGGGTCAACGCGTGGAAGATCGGGAAGTAGGTCACCGCCGCCAGGATGCAGCCCGCCATGATGATGCCCTTGCGACCGATGCGGTCGGACAGGCTGCCGAATATCACGAAAAACGGCGTGCCGATCAGCAGGGAGCCGGCAATCAGCAAGTTGGCGGTCTGCGCGTCGATCTTCAGGGTCTGCAGCAGGAAGAACAGCGCGTAGAACTGCCCGGTGTACCAGACGACGGCCTGGCCAGCCGTACCGCCGAGCAAAGCCATGATCACAATCTTCAGGTTTTCCCAGCGAGCGAAGGATTCCGTCAGCGGCGCCTTGGACGCCTTGCCCTCAGCCTTCATCTTCAAGAACACCGGCGACTCACTGAGTTGCAGGCGGATGTACACCGAGACGATCAGCAACAGGATCGACAGCAGGAACGGAATCCGCCAGCCCCAGGCCTCGAAGGCTTCAGTGCCGAGAATCGTGCGGCAGGCGAGGATCACCAGCAGCGACAGGAACAGACCGAGGGTCGCGGTGGTTTGTATCCACGAGGTGAAATAACCGCGCCGCCCCTTCGGCGCATGCTCGGCCACGTAGGTCGCCGCCCCGCCGTATTCACCGCCCAGGGCCAGGCCTTGCAGCAGGCGCAGGGTAATCAGGATGATCGGTGCCGCCACGCCGATGGTCGCGTAGCCCGGCAGAAAACCGACGATGGCAGTGGAGACACCCATGATGACAATGGTGATCAGGAAGGTGTGCTTGCGCCCGATCATGTCGCCCAGTCGGCCGAACACAATCGCGCCGAAGGGCCGCACGGCAAACCCCGCCGCGAACGCGAGCAGCGCGAAGATGAAGGACGTGGTCTCGTTGACGCCGGCGAAAAAGTGCTTGGCGATGATCGCCGCGAGGGAACCGTAAAGGTAGAAGTCGTACCATTCGAACACAGTGCCCAGGGACGAGGCGAAGATGACTTTGCGCTCCTCCCTGGTGATCCCGTGGTTGGGCACGTTGCCCGTGGTGGTGTCGATTGCGGCCATGAGTCTTCTCCGTCTTGCTCTTGTTGTAGGCCGGAGCACCTCACTACCATCGTCGTACCCAGGCCCTGGGCTGAAGTCATCGGATTACCGATTTCATGAAGCCTGGCAACAGGCTGACCGCCTCACATCGCTGCAAGGTTTCCTGAAGCATAATCACCTTCGCGCAGATATCCACTCGCCATCCGGCTTTGTCCGCTACCCGCCGCATCGCCTGCTCCAGCACGGCCAGCGCTTCCAGGGTGTCGGCACCCGGCGCGGGCTCGCCGGTTTTCAGATCCCACAGCAGCCAGGGTGTGCGGTCGATCAAGGCTTCGGCAAACAGCGCCGCCACATCCGGATCGTCGGGAAAGGCTTTATAGACATCGCGCATCGACGCCGCGTAGGCATCGTTCCAGTCGAAAAGTTGTTCAACGCTGGCGGCCTCGTCAGCCTGATAGCGTTGCTCCAGCGCCCGGATCAGCGCCTGTTCCACCGGTTTTGCACCCTCGCCATGCGCAAGCGCGGCACGCGTCGCCAGCCGGGCCTGGGTGACGGCGTCTTTCAATTCCTGTTCGATAAACGCATCCCAGCGTTTGTTGTAATTGGGGCCGGAAGCATAGGCGATGCCCCAGTAGGCCATCGCGCAATCGTGGTCATGTTCGATCGCCTCGCGGAAACAGCGGATGGATTCGTCGTGGTTGTAGCCGTAGCACCATAACAATCCCCGGTCGAACCAGAGCTGAGCCTGTGGTGAACGGGTCGTTACGGGGCGGCTGTAAGTGCCCAAATCGTAATAGTCGTGCATCGGTTTACCCTCTCGATCAGAGCCTGGAACCTCTCAGGAAACGCCTTGCCACGGTCTGATTTCCTGGAGACCGTCGATCGTTCAAGAGATCCAGCATACCCCGCAGGTTCTGCCCCAGCACTGCAACCGACGACAGGCTGGCGCAATGGAAGTCCGAGGACCATTGCCGACGTCGATAGTCACCATCAACTCAATGAAGTTCTCATAAAAAATCCGCGGCGTAACATCAGCTCCATACCCAACAACTACACCCCGGAGCACACCATCATGAAACGCCAACTCTTCCTCAGCATCGCTTTCTCGGTTTTTGCAGTTAACGCTTTCGCCGCTTCTTCTGCTCACCCGGTTGTCGCTGAAGGCGGCTCGGATCGTCTGATTGAAAGCCGTGTGGCTGAGGGTGGTTCGGATCGTCTGATCGAAAACCGCGTGGCCGAAGGTGGCTCCGACCGCCTGATCGAAAACCGCGTCGCCGAGGGTGGCTCCGATCGTCTGATCGAAAACCGCGTCGCCGAAGGTGGCTCCGACCGCCTGATCGAAAACCGCGTCGCCGAAGGTGGCTCCGACCGCCTTATCGAAAACCGCGTCGCCGAAGGTGGCTCCGACCGCCTGATCGAAAACCGCGTCGCCGAAGGTGGCTCCGACCGTCTGATCGAAAACCGCGTGGCCGAAGGTGGCTCCGATCGTCTGATCGAAAACCGCGTGGCCGAAGGTGGTTCCGACCGTCTGATCGAAAGCCGCGCTGCATGAATGAATAGCCTTGCCGCAGTACCCGACAAAAAGCCCGGCCTGACCCGCCGGGCTTTTTCATGCACAAAAATCAGCCCCTGCTTAATGTCGCTGTCTCACTTGTGATAAATAGCACCTGATTGCGAGTCCCGTACCCAATGAGGTTTGCCCATGTTGTGTTTCCCACGCCTGCCGCTGCTGCTGACCTGCGCCCTGTCCGGTTTACTCGCTTGCGGTGCACACGCCGCCACGCCATCCCCGGCGCCCGACAGTCTGCAGCCGCTGCTGGTGACGATGAACGAACGCCTGAACATCGCTGACCTGGTGGCATTGACCAAATGGGACAGCCACAAACCGATCCAGGACAGCGTCCGGGAAGCGCAGGTCATCGCCAACGCCAGGAAGCAGGCCGTTACCCGTAATCTCGACCCGGACGAGGTCGCGGAGTTGATCGCCGCACAGATCGAAGCCAACAAGCTGGTGCAATACGGACTGCTCGCGCAATGGCAAGCGTCGGGCAAGGCGCCGGACACGCCACGGCCGGACCTTGCCCATCAAATCCGCCCACGGCTGGATGAGCTGCAAAACCGCCTGTTGCAGCACTACGCCGATTTCGCGCCTTATCGCAAAGACCCGAACTGTGCCCATTGGCTGGCCAAGGAGCGATCCGCGCTGATCAAGGATGGCCTGCATGGCCAGGCACTGATCCGCGCCACCGGGGATTTGTGCGTGACGGATTGATGGGCTACTGCGGCTGAAACGTCTGCAAGTACGCCAGCACATCCTCGATCTTCTCTGGATCGCTGAGCCCCCAGAAAATCATCCGGGTGCCCGGCACCACTTTCTTCGGCGCTTCGAGGTAAGCCGTCAGTGTCTCGCGGGTCCAGACAATGCCGGCGGATTTCATCGCGTCGGAGTACTGGTAGTCCGCCGAGCTTCCCGAAGGGCGGCCGAAGATGCCGTTGAGTGGCGGGCCGAAACCGCCCCGGGCCGACTCGCCCACTTGATGGCAGCCACCGCAGATCCGCGTGAACAGTTTCGCCCCGGCTTCAACATCCCCCGCCGCTGCCACCGGTGTGCAAAATGCCCCTGCCGTCAGTGCAAGGACGAAGGTGAGGCTTACGGCTTTCATCATGTTCGGTTCCAGTGAGGTCAATCGGCGCAGCCGGTGCATTTTCGCGCCTACCTTACCCGATTGCAGCAGCCTGACGGGCACTGGTCACTCAAGCGTCGACGGGGTGCGCGGGTCCGGCACTGATCCCGCAATCGGTCAAGACGGTGCCAGGGGCGTGCCGGATCGTTTGCGCCGGATTGGCTACACGCCTTTGATTCAGCGGGCTTGGGGTCATGTGGACTTGCAGTTTTCAACAGTAGGCTAAGCTTGGATCAGCTCATTGCTCACGATGCTCGATTCTGCAGGGTTTTGGTTTTTCTGGAGAGCGTCTGCAACAGCTATCTCAGACAGGCCCAACCCTTTCACGCAGGATTGACGTGATGACCGAGCCCCTTCTCAGTTTTGATGCGCTCAAGCGCGCTGCTGCCGCTGGTGAAATCGATACCGTACTGGTCTGCATGGTTGACATGCAGGGACGCCTGGTCGGCAAGCGCTTCCAGGTCGAGTTTTTCATCGACAGTGGTCACGAAGAAACCCACTGTTGCAACTACCTGCTGGCCGATGACATCGACATGGAACCGGTCCCCGGTTACGCCGCGGCCAGCTGGAGCAAAGGCTATGGCGACTTCGTCCTCAAGCCCGACATGTCCACGCTGCGCCGCGTGCCCTGGCTGGAATGCACGGCGCTGGTGCTGTGCGATGTGCTCGATCATCACCATCGAAAAGACTTGCCCCACAGCCCGCGGGCGATTCTGAAAAAACAGGTCGAGCGCCTGCGCGAACGCGGCTACACCGGCATGTTCGCGTCGGAACTCGAGTTCTATCTGTTCGATGAGAGCTACGAGGCGATCCACAAGCGCAATTATCACAAACCGAAAACCGCCGGCCATTACATCGAGGACTACAACATCCTGCAGACCACCCGCGAGGAGCCGGTGCTGCGGGCGATTCGCAAACATTTGCAGGCGTCGGGCATTCCCGTGGAAAACTCCAAGGGCGAATGGGGACCCGGCCAGGAAGAAATCAACATCCGTTACGCCGATGCCATGACCATGGCCGATCATCACGTCATCATCAAGCACGCCTGCAAAGAGATCGCGCAGTTGCAAGGCAAGGCGATCACGTTCATGGCCAAGTGGCGCTATGACGCCGCCGGCTCCAGCAGCCATATCCATAATTCGCTGTGGGACAAGAACGCCAAAAAGCCGCTGTTTTTCGACGCGAAAGCCGAGTTCGGCATGTCGAAACTGATGCGCGCCTGGGTCGCCGGGCAGC
This DNA window, taken from Pseudomonas fluorescens NCIMB 11764, encodes the following:
- a CDS encoding RES family NAD+ phosphorylase: MVRLSELAELAGEPLQAYRLVNSKFPPVALFDDVADADEFEVLYQIQELTNPRLKNEVGRLELIRRSEIPFGIPGCSYATAPFTHVNPAGSRFSDGRFGVLYLADTLETALAEVKHHQSLYWSNVPGLNYERFVFRGLSCSFVDAGMKDATSIAMTDPVYDPDDYTHSRHLGKLVKEAGCPGLRYNSVRMHGSHCWALMTPKPVLSVVQAAHYEMIWNGQVTSVSQISEA
- a CDS encoding DUF2931 family protein, whose product is MRLLGLLVGLLLVSGCQATNLATPETELTRKWWSLSFNEPYYMKAWVEDSAVEDVNGKLFRRTGGGTAAGGEPENGTESARGWGEITGGIREVVGADLPKRIFVRWQSIVEPQTYRAWVDIPEQARQIMRDTLNEPCPSTPDEPAGNVALVYVGVAPGGVVQVWVADKCMKAIKVAHAQAEIEPLGPDQGKSQGQYAYPVSEKAKRYVEQFGIPYGSW
- a CDS encoding T6SS phospholipase effector Tle1-like catalytic domain-containing protein — translated: MATITRCPTSPNATSNNSASPTAAGNHHRTKKTGAYQGAFRVALRIGVFFDGTLNNAGNSASGLLCGAHHPIRPEDVDASCKPYMADPEGSYGNDVSNVFKLYELYPTAEVAGNDASSKLVQRSLYVDGIGTDAGAEDSMGAAATGRGDAGVAGKVQKAFVAMKALIKEAIDRNPDGEITSLTFDTFGFSRGAAAARHFANEIVRCKLGPLGEVLRSNPKGFSSSFDARYNSEIIMGFIGLFDTVPSVAGVTNIGNIQSPVAPGIKLYLDRKYFTDVIQLTARDEHRANFALSTVIPAHTEIPVPGVHSDIGGGYREEVEECVLVSPMQAMTVRQGTDIQTTSIYRDAQQQKASWVANGWPEAMLEIVTPKPSSLSREEQTSGFRQVRVYAGLQLKRPVSGKLSVVYLHLMHKLAKEKGVQFKDVPKTSQYSVPSELQPLCDRFLGGNYQVMPAEEKLLRLRYIHMSANWSNPVGSTRERGVNLRYTNAPTESGVRVRHPHVPDSSWRTF
- a CDS encoding DUF2931 family protein; this translates as MRSILILLGAFFVAGCQAADPLSSENDPKDQWWSLSFVEPAYMKVWVEDSAVEDINGKRFNRTGGGTAGSHDSEDGTEAARGWSKYISSGIRGVVGADLPKRIFVRWQSVVESKTYRGWVDIPEEARQIMHASVNERCPATPDEPANYITMVYLGLAPGGIVQVWVTDKCLKSVKVARAQAEIEPLGPHLGKSGGNYYPLSDESKRYVEQFGIPYGSW
- a CDS encoding T6SS phospholipase effector Tle1-like catalytic domain-containing protein, coding for MSGYVPNPPKNFRYDEAKPVDIHAKRWAEYEKYGKAPATAKEKVRVALRIGVFFDGTLNNAGNSASGLLCGAHHPIRPEDVDASCKPYMADPEGSYGNDLSNVFRLYELYPANKDVKGEGTPTLALRSLYIDGIGTESGSKDSFGNAATGRGETGVASKVQNAFSRLKVLIKQVVDQNPCGEITSLTFDTFGFSRGAAAARHFANEVVRCQQGPLGEVLRSSPNGFSASFTGQYNSEILMGFIGLFDTVPSVAGFTNLGNIQSPVAPGIKLYLDRKYFTDVVQITARDERRANFALSTVIPAHTEIPVPGVHSDIGGGYREEVEECVLVSPMQALTVPNGTDVKTTSIYRDAIQKKAKMVADGWPETMLDVITPKPTLAHDNEQRRLGPKELRVYAGVQLKRAVSGKLSLVYLRLMYKLAKENGVQFEALDENDPAYSLPSELQPICAKILAGNYQLDPGEEKLLKLKYIHTSANWNNPIGASRERGVTVRYTNAPTDDGIRVRHPHVSDSNWRTF
- a CDS encoding cupin, which codes for MARSHSLPAPAQPLLLEANDWVPNNPRLPLLIYPKAIAVQGNDPAALFEKTFKANGWPPQWRYGVYDFHHYHTEGHEVLGIASGHARLMLGGPDGHVLEVSAGDVVLLPAGTGHCNLGSSDDFLVVGAYPPGQHADICREAPSAEQQASINTLPFPERDPVQGEDGAVGQHWVSQHWVSQHQP
- a CDS encoding MFS transporter; translation: MAAIDTTTGNVPNHGITREERKVIFASSLGTVFEWYDFYLYGSLAAIIAKHFFAGVNETTSFIFALLAFAAGFAVRPFGAIVFGRLGDMIGRKHTFLITIVIMGVSTAIVGFLPGYATIGVAAPIILITLRLLQGLALGGEYGGAATYVAEHAPKGRRGYFTSWIQTTATLGLFLSLLVILACRTILGTEAFEAWGWRIPFLLSILLLIVSVYIRLQLSESPVFLKMKAEGKASKAPLTESFARWENLKIVIMALLGGTAGQAVVWYTGQFYALFFLLQTLKIDAQTANLLIAGSLLIGTPFFVIFGSLSDRIGRKGIIMAGCILAAVTYFPIFHALTQYGNPDVFIAQEKNPVTVVADPDQCSFQFDPVGKARFTSSCDLAKTVLAKRAIPYKNVKAEPGAVAQVRIGDKVIPSFEGTGMPAADFKTRNDAFTATLGTALKDAGYPEKADPAKTNYPMVLLLLTILVIYVTMVYGPIAAWLVELFPARIRYTSMSLPYHIGNGWFGGFLPTVAFAMVAATGDIYYGLWYPIVIAVLTAILGTFFLPETKDREIHHT
- a CDS encoding chorismate mutase — translated: MLCFPRLPLLLTCALSGLLACGAHAATPSPAPDSLQPLLVTMNERLNIADLVALTKWDSHKPIQDSVREAQVIANARKQAVTRNLDPDEVAELIAAQIEANKLVQYGLLAQWQASGKAPDTPRPDLAHQIRPRLDELQNRLLQHYADFAPYRKDPNCAHWLAKERSALIKDGLHGQALIRATGDLCVTD
- a CDS encoding c-type cytochrome, producing the protein MMKAVSLTFVLALTAGAFCTPVAAAGDVEAGAKLFTRICGGCHQVGESARGGFGPPLNGIFGRPSGSSADYQYSDAMKSAGIVWTRETLTAYLEAPKKVVPGTRMIFWGLSDPEKIEDVLAYLQTFQPQ
- a CDS encoding glutamine synthetase family protein, coding for MTEPLLSFDALKRAAAAGEIDTVLVCMVDMQGRLVGKRFQVEFFIDSGHEETHCCNYLLADDIDMEPVPGYAAASWSKGYGDFVLKPDMSTLRRVPWLECTALVLCDVLDHHHRKDLPHSPRAILKKQVERLRERGYTGMFASELEFYLFDESYEAIHKRNYHKPKTAGHYIEDYNILQTTREEPVLRAIRKHLQASGIPVENSKGEWGPGQEEINIRYADAMTMADHHVIIKHACKEIAQLQGKAITFMAKWRYDAAGSSSHIHNSLWDKNAKKPLFFDAKAEFGMSKLMRAWVAGQLKYANDITCFLAPYINSYKRFQAGTFAPTRAVWSRDNRTAGFRLCAEASKSIRIECRIGGADLNPYLAFAALIAAGLAGVDEKLELAAPFEGDAYLDEDLPEVSKTLRDACSALKGSSMLREAFGDEVIEHYVHTAEWEQKEYDRRITDWELQRGFERY